The following proteins are encoded in a genomic region of Lactiplantibacillus plantarum:
- a CDS encoding zinc ribbon domain-containing protein: MNKQALFCSQCGNQLKAGAKFCPKCGAVVAPNQEIPDQGQSVAESENTVERSSDDTVNKILTTDTVQHVKKFSGSYFSWFKMTIRHPGHPIEPTNRYFGLTSIGLEAFLLVLSIALILRKAQNVANDFTSSLTGGSSEAAIHAGSFILKTSMLVFFMVLGIYAIYVSIAYAFRRVVNTGSMQFSDFINQFAAITNLILIFNLLTLLLTILTGTGNFSGMTGLFFFMIPTIGIMNLAFIYIIIDNVVKPHIDKFYALIIAEIALGFALSVYVMILAVLGGNMLFSQLSSLFS, translated from the coding sequence ATGAATAAGCAGGCACTTTTTTGCTCGCAGTGTGGCAATCAACTGAAAGCCGGGGCGAAGTTTTGCCCGAAATGTGGTGCTGTGGTTGCCCCAAACCAGGAAATTCCGGATCAAGGGCAGTCAGTTGCCGAATCCGAGAATACGGTTGAACGTAGTAGTGATGATACCGTCAATAAAATTTTGACCACAGATACCGTCCAACATGTCAAAAAGTTCTCTGGAAGCTACTTTTCGTGGTTTAAGATGACGATCCGGCATCCCGGTCATCCGATTGAACCGACTAATCGGTACTTTGGACTAACTTCGATCGGTCTTGAGGCCTTTTTACTGGTTTTATCAATTGCGTTAATCTTACGTAAGGCACAAAATGTCGCCAATGATTTTACTAGTTCATTGACTGGTGGTAGTTCGGAAGCTGCGATTCATGCTGGCAGCTTTATCCTAAAAACGAGTATGCTGGTGTTTTTCATGGTTCTTGGGATATATGCGATTTATGTTAGCATTGCCTATGCCTTTCGCCGCGTTGTTAATACTGGTTCGATGCAATTTAGTGATTTTATCAATCAATTTGCAGCAATTACGAATTTGATTCTAATCTTTAATCTACTCACGTTGCTTTTGACGATTCTCACTGGAACTGGTAATTTTTCTGGCATGACTGGATTGTTCTTCTTTATGATCCCAACCATCGGGATTATGAATCTGGCATTTATTTATATCATTATTGATAATGTTGTGAAGCCCCATATTGACAAATTTTATGCGTTAATCATTGCTGAAATCGCATTAGGTTTTGCACTATCTGTTTATGTCATGATATTAGCCGTTTTAGGTGGCAATATGCTTTTCTCACAACTATCGTCACTATTTTCGTAA
- a CDS encoding DUF6287 domain-containing protein has translation MKKSETVCISLLLLLFISGCGSSQQASQASHADKKHGVSVVKVKPKVITDKAHKTNDATKATSTSVNASSQSTKTTSQQRGATTMNLNEISQGSYGSLLGDWKEVASSVNKHDTKGDVWQSPEAGAKLTVKDTKISDGEIALASGKFEDANGDEEAVTTTIKQEKGALHIDGDIGAAAVTYWFYPKGVAISGWGDNVPATIKTDTERIITRTSNNSYVKVFERQTTAANTGNRKSTMALGQIKTGDYSSLNGTWQNGQGNQIKIHNQRMKFSDFGLTQDATPGTITKLKMDVPSLDDQQGNSKTVDGLKYHQQLTYQTSNGASMLQGSFSISGSSGGLYDVVFMPGGNNADLNNGDSSRDRIVALGTQNDPQNIPSDKIYYRSN, from the coding sequence TTGAAAAAAAGTGAAACTGTCTGTATCAGTCTGCTGTTACTGTTATTTATTAGCGGTTGTGGTAGCTCACAGCAGGCCTCGCAAGCGTCACATGCGGATAAGAAGCATGGCGTTAGTGTGGTCAAAGTGAAGCCCAAAGTGATTACTGATAAGGCGCACAAAACAAATGATGCAACTAAGGCAACGAGTACGTCAGTCAACGCAAGTTCTCAGTCGACAAAAACAACGTCTCAACAACGGGGGGCTACGACTATGAATCTTAATGAGATCAGTCAGGGCTCCTATGGGAGTTTGTTAGGTGACTGGAAGGAAGTTGCTAGTAGTGTCAATAAGCATGATACTAAGGGCGATGTTTGGCAATCTCCCGAGGCTGGCGCTAAATTAACCGTAAAAGACACGAAAATCAGTGACGGTGAAATAGCCTTAGCAAGTGGGAAATTTGAAGATGCGAATGGTGATGAAGAGGCTGTTACTACTACCATCAAACAGGAAAAAGGCGCACTGCATATTGATGGTGATATCGGTGCAGCTGCCGTCACGTACTGGTTTTATCCAAAGGGAGTTGCAATCAGTGGCTGGGGTGATAACGTTCCTGCCACCATTAAGACGGATACTGAGCGAATCATAACGCGCACAAGTAATAATTCTTATGTAAAAGTTTTTGAACGTCAAACGACCGCCGCCAATACGGGAAACCGCAAGTCGACAATGGCGCTCGGCCAGATTAAAACTGGTGATTATTCAAGTTTGAATGGGACTTGGCAAAATGGACAAGGAAATCAAATCAAGATTCATAATCAGCGGATGAAATTTAGCGATTTTGGCCTGACGCAAGACGCTACTCCGGGGACGATTACTAAACTCAAAATGGATGTGCCATCATTAGATGATCAGCAAGGAAATTCTAAGACGGTTGATGGATTGAAGTATCATCAACAATTAACTTATCAAACCTCAAATGGTGCCAGCATGCTTCAAGGCAGTTTTTCAATATCAGGCTCATCTGGCGGACTTTATGATGTGGTATTTATGCCCGGTGGAAATAATGCTGACCTAAATAATGGTGATAGTAGTCGGGACCGTATCGTAGCGTTAGGAACGCAAAATGATCCCCAAAACATTCCAAGTGATAAGATTTATTATCGCTCAAATTAA
- a CDS encoding RluA family pseudouridine synthase, which yields MTWTYQLTIPSSLNQQSIRACLRTWLIPKRIQGQLRQTRRIQLNGAPTSIAQLVNTGDCLTLTFIPSDFRTPTSNYIAAATAPATILYQNSDLLVVDKPAGVKSHPNQPGETGSILNDLAATLQPTQQVPYMVHRLDQMTSGAMLVALNPVVVPILDRLISDKQIRRTYYAWVRGHFTTPTGHFTAPIGHDATDKRKRWVNTADAQPALTDYEVCATTAHQSLVKLTLHTGRTHQLRVHLAASDHPIIGDPLYDSQAESAPRLMLHAQLLDLQLPFSTTRVTVPAPLPSLFNSPHLIERY from the coding sequence ATGACCTGGACTTATCAACTCACTATCCCGTCTAGCTTGAATCAACAGTCGATTCGGGCTTGCCTTCGGACCTGGCTGATTCCTAAGCGGATTCAGGGCCAGTTACGCCAAACGCGGCGGATTCAGCTGAACGGTGCACCAACGTCGATTGCACAACTCGTCAATACTGGTGATTGCCTGACGCTGACGTTTATCCCCAGTGACTTTCGGACTCCGACCTCAAACTATATTGCGGCTGCCACGGCCCCAGCCACGATTTTATATCAAAACAGCGATCTGTTAGTCGTTGATAAACCCGCTGGCGTGAAATCGCATCCTAATCAACCAGGTGAAACCGGATCAATTTTAAATGACCTAGCAGCCACACTCCAACCAACTCAGCAGGTACCATACATGGTTCACCGGCTCGATCAGATGACTTCTGGTGCGATGCTAGTCGCATTGAACCCGGTCGTCGTCCCGATTTTAGACCGCTTAATCAGTGACAAGCAAATTCGCCGGACTTATTATGCCTGGGTACGTGGTCACTTTACCACGCCAACTGGGCATTTCACCGCGCCAATCGGTCACGATGCTACCGACAAACGCAAACGCTGGGTCAACACGGCCGATGCCCAGCCAGCACTCACCGACTACGAAGTATGTGCAACAACCGCCCATCAGAGTTTAGTTAAACTGACCCTGCATACTGGCCGTACCCATCAGCTACGGGTCCACTTGGCCGCCAGTGACCACCCGATTATCGGTGATCCACTTTACGACTCGCAAGCGGAGTCGGCGCCTCGGCTGATGTTACATGCCCAATTGTTGGATCTACAACTTCCATTTAGCACCACACGGGTGACGGTACCGGCCCCATTGCCAAGTTTATTTAATAGTCCGCATTTAATCGAGCGCTACTGA
- a CDS encoding universal stress protein, with protein sequence MLQQYQNILVPVDGSKATDEVLRRGIEVAKRNKTHLDILNVLEVNQFSDTYGGAVSGDVIYKLSEDVQKRLEELKQQTIDAGVTDVDVHVRFGNPKTVIAREFPADHHNELIMIGSTGLSAVERLMVGSVTTYVSRNAICDVLIVKPTAKKED encoded by the coding sequence ATGTTACAACAATATCAAAATATCCTGGTACCAGTTGATGGCTCCAAGGCTACCGACGAAGTTCTTCGGCGGGGCATCGAAGTCGCTAAGCGTAACAAGACCCATCTCGACATTTTAAACGTGTTGGAAGTCAACCAATTTAGTGACACGTACGGCGGTGCGGTCAGTGGTGATGTCATCTACAAGTTGTCGGAAGACGTTCAAAAGCGCTTGGAAGAACTCAAGCAACAAACAATTGACGCTGGGGTGACCGACGTTGATGTCCATGTTCGTTTTGGTAATCCCAAAACGGTTATCGCGCGTGAATTTCCCGCTGACCACCATAATGAATTAATTATGATTGGTTCAACCGGCTTATCTGCCGTTGAACGTTTGATGGTCGGTTCCGTAACCACCTACGTCAGTCGCAACGCAATTTGTGACGTTTTGATCGTTAAGCCGACCGCTAAAAAAGAAGACTAA
- a CDS encoding SH3 domain-containing protein, whose amino-acid sequence MKIGMTKKVVTSLLLSTALLPMLSSKADTASENQKPAAATKGNSAASAASQQVTLSAGSQTETTAAGATDQSVASDGAKTDDQAESTSTTTSTTSAASRVTVRAASQAAKADSTGLQSQSSASEAAKDNAAASATADSTTSAVDQLDKTAKASAATSQASHSTTNETAKASAAASQDSHVTTDQSSATVTSEVAKSAASSAAPKQATEQAVAAKISPKIETAVAADAVQSSAMMARSTRAMTSQEIFLSQIKAGAISGWNKYQVLPSVTAAQAILESGWGQSQLATEGNNLFGIKGSYQGQSIYFPTQEWNGSQYITIQDAFRKYPNWSASVEDHGAFLVVNPRYSNLIGVTDYRRVASLLQQDGYATAPTYASSLISIIEYNKLHEWDQEALSGQASGGNDNNQVQPDQDVTPTSGTHKFTKTTTIHNAPDATSAVVGTYNAGETVNYNGKLTVGNATWLRYQSYSGVSRYVMISQTTTNDNNNQATVTPASGSYKFTAKTNIRSAASKTAQVVGTYNAGETVYYNGKITTGGTTWLRYLSYSGAQHYVAMSGDEVGAVAKPDVVATSGSYRFTKTTAIKSSPATSATTVGSYNAGDTVYYNGKVTTNGQTWLRYMSYSGAQHYVQISGESTSTNVDKPQVTPQSGSYRFTQTTAIKNTPAGNAPSVGTYSAGDTVYYNAKVTANGQTWLRYLSYSGAQHYVAISGNAATGNTTSKPVTNSQGAFRFVTTTNIRTAPSTRASVVGEYNPGETVYYNGTVQAEGYTWLRYLSRSGATHYVAKLEG is encoded by the coding sequence TTGAAAATTGGAATGACAAAAAAAGTAGTAACTTCATTATTGCTAAGTACCGCTTTGCTGCCGATGTTGAGTAGTAAAGCTGATACGGCAAGTGAAAATCAAAAACCGGCAGCTGCGACTAAGGGAAACAGCGCTGCTTCAGCTGCAAGCCAACAAGTGACCTTAAGTGCTGGCAGTCAGACGGAAACGACAGCGGCTGGTGCGACTGACCAATCAGTTGCCAGTGACGGTGCCAAGACTGACGATCAAGCTGAATCAACCAGTACGACGACGTCTACTACCAGTGCGGCAAGTCGTGTCACAGTGCGGGCAGCCAGCCAAGCCGCTAAAGCTGACAGTACAGGACTGCAAAGCCAGTCCTCCGCCAGTGAAGCTGCCAAGGATAACGCGGCTGCTAGTGCTACGGCGGACTCCACAACTAGTGCTGTTGATCAACTTGATAAAACGGCCAAAGCTAGTGCAGCCACGAGCCAAGCCAGTCACAGTACGACTAATGAGACGGCTAAAGCCAGCGCGGCCGCAAGTCAGGATAGTCATGTCACTACGGACCAATCCAGCGCGACTGTGACGAGTGAAGTAGCCAAATCAGCCGCATCGTCAGCCGCACCTAAGCAAGCGACTGAGCAGGCGGTAGCCGCGAAAATCTCACCAAAGATTGAGACGGCTGTGGCGGCTGATGCGGTCCAGTCATCAGCGATGATGGCACGGTCCACGCGGGCAATGACTAGTCAGGAAATCTTCCTGAGTCAGATTAAAGCGGGGGCAATCTCTGGTTGGAACAAGTATCAAGTCTTGCCATCAGTCACGGCCGCACAGGCGATTCTGGAAAGTGGCTGGGGACAGTCACAACTAGCAACTGAGGGAAATAACTTATTCGGTATCAAGGGAAGTTATCAAGGGCAATCAATCTACTTCCCAACCCAGGAATGGAATGGCTCACAATACATTACGATTCAAGACGCTTTTCGGAAGTACCCGAATTGGTCAGCTAGTGTTGAAGATCATGGCGCCTTTTTGGTTGTCAATCCGCGTTACAGCAATTTAATTGGGGTTACCGATTATCGGCGCGTTGCCAGTCTCTTGCAACAAGACGGTTACGCAACCGCGCCAACGTACGCGAGTTCGCTGATCAGCATCATTGAATATAACAAGCTACACGAGTGGGATCAAGAAGCGCTCAGTGGTCAGGCAAGTGGCGGAAATGATAATAACCAAGTTCAGCCTGATCAAGACGTCACCCCAACCAGTGGTACACATAAGTTTACTAAGACAACGACAATTCACAATGCGCCGGACGCCACGAGTGCCGTAGTGGGTACTTACAACGCTGGTGAAACAGTCAATTACAATGGTAAGTTAACGGTCGGTAATGCAACTTGGTTACGCTATCAGTCCTATTCTGGCGTATCACGGTATGTGATGATTAGTCAAACAACAACTAATGATAATAATAACCAGGCGACAGTTACGCCAGCTAGTGGGTCGTATAAGTTTACCGCAAAGACCAACATTCGATCAGCCGCAAGCAAAACGGCTCAAGTGGTCGGCACTTATAATGCTGGTGAGACGGTTTACTATAATGGCAAGATTACCACGGGTGGGACAACTTGGTTACGGTATTTATCCTATTCAGGCGCTCAGCATTACGTGGCTATGAGTGGTGATGAGGTTGGTGCTGTGGCTAAACCGGACGTGGTTGCAACCAGTGGGTCGTATCGTTTCACGAAAACGACAGCAATCAAGAGTTCACCTGCAACTAGTGCGACAACGGTTGGGTCTTATAATGCTGGCGATACGGTCTATTACAATGGTAAGGTGACGACAAATGGTCAGACTTGGTTACGTTACATGTCTTACTCAGGTGCCCAGCATTATGTGCAAATTAGTGGTGAGAGTACGTCGACCAATGTTGATAAACCGCAAGTAACGCCTCAAAGTGGTAGTTATCGCTTTACGCAAACAACGGCGATTAAGAATACACCGGCCGGAAATGCCCCAAGTGTCGGTACCTATAGTGCTGGTGATACAGTCTACTACAACGCTAAGGTAACGGCTAACGGCCAGACTTGGTTACGGTATTTGTCTTATTCGGGCGCCCAACATTACGTAGCGATTAGTGGTAATGCCGCTACCGGAAATACGACGTCTAAGCCGGTAACAAACAGTCAAGGGGCGTTCCGCTTCGTAACGACGACTAATATTCGTACGGCGCCAAGTACGCGCGCAAGCGTTGTCGGTGAATATAACCCAGGTGAAACGGTTTATTACAATGGGACGGTTCAAGCTGAGGGTTACACGTGGCTCCGATATCTGAGTCGCTCCGGTGCAACGCACTATGTTGCTAAGCTTGAAGGCTAG
- a CDS encoding lipoate--protein ligase translates to MYYVAMKDHEIGRNLATEQYLMNNVDFDEPLVLFYYEEPCIIVGRNQNTLEEINADYVREHHITVTRRLSGGGAVYQDLGNLCFSFVVDSDSQEFGDFKTFTKPIIDALHDMGATTATVSGRNDLLVDGKKFSGNAMYSRNGKTFSHGTLMLNVDLNVVPQALTVPTDKIASKGIKSVRSRVTNLRPYLAPEYQNITVPEFQDALLKELFHVDSLDQIADKEYHVTPEQQKAIDKIYEDYYANWDWVYGKSPEFSVKRRQHFDMGTIDARISVDDGLINNIKFYGDFFGSGNVQDIEAALKGVRYDHEAIAKALADIDLNQYFTGIERSAVIDLIAQ, encoded by the coding sequence ATGTATTATGTCGCAATGAAAGATCATGAGATTGGCCGTAACTTGGCAACCGAACAATATTTAATGAATAACGTGGATTTCGATGAACCATTAGTTTTGTTCTACTATGAAGAACCGTGCATCATTGTTGGTCGGAACCAGAACACCCTTGAAGAAATTAATGCCGACTATGTCCGGGAACATCACATTACCGTAACGCGGCGTCTCTCTGGTGGTGGGGCTGTGTATCAAGATCTTGGTAACCTCTGCTTCAGCTTTGTGGTGGATAGTGACAGTCAAGAGTTTGGCGACTTTAAGACATTTACCAAGCCAATCATTGATGCGCTTCACGATATGGGGGCGACGACAGCGACGGTCAGTGGTCGCAATGATTTGCTCGTTGATGGTAAGAAATTCTCCGGTAACGCCATGTATTCACGGAATGGCAAGACGTTCTCCCATGGCACTTTGATGTTGAATGTTGATTTAAACGTTGTCCCACAGGCGCTAACAGTCCCGACCGACAAGATTGCTTCCAAAGGTATTAAGTCCGTTCGGAGTCGGGTCACGAATTTACGGCCTTATTTAGCGCCAGAATATCAGAATATCACGGTGCCAGAATTTCAGGATGCCCTGTTAAAAGAGTTGTTCCATGTTGATTCGTTGGATCAGATTGCGGATAAGGAATATCACGTGACACCTGAACAACAAAAAGCTATTGATAAAATTTACGAAGACTATTATGCTAATTGGGATTGGGTTTACGGTAAATCACCGGAATTCTCGGTTAAGCGGCGTCAACACTTTGATATGGGAACCATTGATGCGCGGATCTCGGTTGATGACGGCTTGATCAATAACATTAAATTTTATGGTGATTTCTTTGGTAGTGGCAACGTTCAAGATATTGAAGCCGCCCTTAAAGGTGTGCGGTACGACCATGAGGCCATCGCTAAAGCGCTGGCAGATATTGATTTAAATCAGTACTTCACGGGAATTGAACGGTCAGCCGTTATTGACTTAATTGCCCAATAA
- a CDS encoding DUF2798 domain-containing protein yields MPRNLKEEVVFTAIMAGLMVFVMTAYNVTLAQGFSNGLVMAILSGYPLGLFVAIILDLLVVGPIAKRLAFKYIINDYMRKRVVLIGITISVLMVLGMVTCMSLFGIAVEGELSGSHVLATYGHTWIFNLIVALPLQLIIVGPIARGVLGKMQRATANTESAAAMNEED; encoded by the coding sequence ATGCCACGTAATTTAAAAGAAGAAGTTGTCTTTACCGCCATTATGGCCGGTTTAATGGTCTTTGTGATGACCGCCTATAACGTTACCCTTGCTCAAGGTTTCAGCAATGGGTTAGTAATGGCAATCCTTAGTGGCTACCCACTCGGTTTATTCGTTGCCATCATTTTAGACTTATTGGTCGTGGGACCAATTGCCAAACGATTAGCTTTCAAATATATCATTAATGATTACATGCGCAAACGGGTTGTCTTGATTGGGATTACCATCTCCGTCTTGATGGTTCTTGGCATGGTAACTTGCATGTCCCTCTTCGGGATTGCAGTGGAAGGTGAATTGTCCGGAAGTCACGTTTTAGCGACTTACGGTCACACTTGGATCTTTAACTTGATTGTTGCATTACCACTCCAACTCATCATCGTCGGCCCAATCGCCCGCGGTGTGCTTGGAAAAATGCAACGGGCAACTGCTAACACCGAGTCAGCAGCTGCAATGAACGAAGAGGACTAA
- a CDS encoding PLP-dependent transferase, which yields MTKQAEKLHIETRLAQAGNRSDDEKTGAISAPIYLSTAYRHAGLGQSTGFDYPREAQPTRCILERVLAEMEHGIAAYALTSGMAAIQLVFTLFNSGDKIIVSDDLYGGSYRFFDLLHDHYHLDFTVWDGQDQATLAALADDQTVALWLETPSNPTMKVIDITATAATAHAHDLKLIVDNTFYTPLIQKPLDLGADIVVHSATKYLAGHNDVLAGAVVVKSQADADALEFNLVTTGAVLDPFDAWLLLRSLKTLPLRLHQQEANAQELVTVLEADEHVERVLYPGRGGMISFYLATGTDVDTFLRALNVISFAESLGGVESLLTVPAVQTHADLTEEQRQSKGITANLLRLSVGIENSADLAADLKQALIRATK from the coding sequence ATGACAAAACAAGCTGAGAAATTACACATTGAAACGCGGTTAGCACAAGCTGGTAATCGGAGTGATGATGAGAAGACCGGGGCAATTTCGGCGCCCATCTACTTGTCGACAGCATATCGACATGCTGGTTTAGGACAATCTACAGGATTTGACTACCCGCGCGAGGCCCAACCGACCCGCTGTATTTTGGAACGAGTGCTGGCAGAGATGGAACACGGCATCGCTGCGTATGCGCTGACTTCTGGCATGGCGGCAATCCAGCTCGTTTTCACGCTTTTCAATAGTGGTGACAAAATTATTGTGTCTGATGACTTATATGGGGGTTCGTACCGCTTCTTTGACCTCTTACACGACCATTATCATTTGGATTTTACTGTCTGGGATGGGCAGGATCAAGCGACATTGGCAGCACTGGCAGACGATCAAACCGTTGCCCTGTGGTTGGAAACGCCATCGAATCCAACCATGAAGGTCATAGATATTACGGCCACAGCGGCTACCGCACACGCCCATGACCTCAAGTTAATCGTTGATAATACTTTCTATACACCATTGATTCAAAAGCCACTGGATCTAGGCGCAGACATCGTCGTTCATTCCGCAACTAAGTATTTAGCCGGTCATAATGATGTTTTAGCCGGTGCAGTGGTAGTCAAGTCGCAGGCGGATGCTGATGCGCTTGAATTTAATCTGGTGACGACTGGTGCGGTCCTTGACCCGTTCGACGCTTGGCTACTCTTACGGAGCTTGAAGACTTTGCCATTACGTTTGCATCAGCAGGAGGCTAATGCGCAGGAACTCGTTACGGTCCTTGAGGCAGATGAACACGTTGAACGCGTCTTATATCCAGGACGTGGTGGAATGATTAGTTTTTATCTCGCTACGGGTACCGACGTCGATACCTTTTTACGAGCATTGAACGTAATCTCGTTTGCGGAAAGTCTTGGCGGTGTCGAGAGCCTGTTAACAGTTCCGGCAGTTCAGACACACGCAGATTTAACGGAAGAGCAACGACAATCAAAGGGGATCACCGCTAACTTATTGCGGCTATCCGTTGGGATCGAAAATAGTGCTGATTTAGCAGCGGATCTCAAGCAAGCGCTGATCCGAGCAACAAAATAA
- a CDS encoding thioredoxin family protein — MATATLSDEEIRERIKTGKHMLFFTADWCPDCAFIKPVMPQIEAKYDQYDWITVDRDANIEIAQDMGVMGIPSFVGIEDGQEIGRYVDKFRKTQKQVEDFLDTLEK; from the coding sequence ATGGCAACTGCAACTTTAAGCGACGAAGAAATTCGCGAACGTATCAAGACGGGTAAACACATGTTATTCTTTACGGCGGACTGGTGCCCGGATTGCGCTTTTATTAAACCAGTAATGCCCCAAATCGAAGCGAAGTACGATCAATATGACTGGATCACGGTTGATCGTGACGCCAACATTGAAATTGCCCAAGACATGGGTGTGATGGGGATTCCTAGTTTCGTTGGGATTGAAGATGGTCAAGAAATTGGTCGATATGTTGACAAATTCCGTAAGACCCAAAAGCAAGTTGAAGATTTCTTAGATACACTTGAAAAGTAG
- a CDS encoding alpha/beta fold hydrolase, translating to MTTNLFEDVVVRTTKFGDLPVLHVFAASQAQTKLPTIIDYHGWTNQTATELGTAYQLVRAGFRVILPTAYLHGSRNDGTDLDRHPEHFWSIVGHSVAEFPQLVAALVAAGISDANKIGVMGTSMGGITAAGIMATQPTVVAGVSLIGSPEPVAFATDQVAQLPAALQAKLPAELIEQTYQQLAKFDLSEHPEALAGRPMFFFNGTADQMVPYQYIRDFKHRFKDEPALKATVFKRAEGGVHHVPHKIQEAAVAFLETNILK from the coding sequence ATGACAACAAATTTATTTGAAGATGTGGTGGTGCGGACGACCAAATTTGGTGACTTGCCCGTATTACACGTGTTTGCAGCTAGTCAAGCACAAACTAAGTTACCAACGATCATCGATTATCATGGTTGGACAAATCAGACAGCGACTGAACTGGGTACGGCTTATCAGTTAGTACGCGCGGGTTTTCGAGTCATTCTCCCGACAGCGTATTTACATGGCAGTCGAAATGATGGGACTGATCTCGATCGGCATCCTGAACATTTTTGGTCGATTGTTGGACATTCAGTTGCGGAATTTCCACAATTAGTCGCGGCCTTAGTGGCTGCTGGAATTAGTGATGCTAATAAAATCGGTGTCATGGGAACTTCGATGGGCGGCATTACCGCTGCCGGTATTATGGCAACGCAGCCCACGGTAGTTGCTGGTGTCTCGTTAATTGGTTCACCAGAACCGGTGGCCTTTGCAACCGATCAAGTTGCACAATTACCAGCGGCATTACAAGCTAAGCTCCCAGCAGAACTAATTGAACAAACTTATCAACAATTGGCAAAGTTTGACTTATCTGAACACCCAGAAGCACTGGCGGGACGACCAATGTTCTTTTTCAACGGTACGGCCGATCAAATGGTACCTTATCAGTATATTCGTGATTTTAAGCACCGTTTTAAAGATGAGCCAGCCCTGAAGGCAACTGTCTTTAAACGCGCTGAAGGTGGCGTTCACCATGTACCTCACAAGATTCAAGAAGCTGCTGTCGCCTTCTTGGAGACCAACATTCTTAAATAA